A window of Vigna unguiculata cultivar IT97K-499-35 chromosome 4, ASM411807v1, whole genome shotgun sequence contains these coding sequences:
- the LOC114181431 gene encoding mitochondrial import inner membrane translocase subunit TIM14-1: protein MATPFLAGLAVAAAALAGRYGVQAWQAFKARPPKPRVRRFYDGGFQPTMTKREAALILGIRENATADKVKEAHRRVMVANHPDAGGSHYLASKINEAKDVMLGKAKGTGSAF from the exons ATG GCTACACCATTTCTTGCTGGTCTTGCTGTAGCTGCTGCAGCACTTGCAGGCAGGTATGGCGTCCAAGCATGGCAAGCATTCAAGGCGCGACCCCCAAAACCCAGAGTGCGTAGGTTCTATGATGGTGGTTTCCAACCTACAATGACAAAGAGAGAAGCAGCTCTAATATTAGGCATCAG GGAAAATGCAACTGCAGACAAGGTTAAAGAAGCACACAGAAGAGTAATGGTTGCAAATCATCCTGATGCGGGTGGAAGTCATTACCTCGCTTCCAAAATAAATGAAGCAAAAGATGTCATGCTAGGGAAGGCAAAGGGAACTGGATCTGCATTTTAA